In Tumebacillus amylolyticus, the genomic stretch TACCAAACCCTGCGTGAAGAACTGATTGCCAAAGGTCACACCTTCCTGTCCGAAACCGACACCGAAGTTGTGGCACATCTGCTGGACGACATGTGGACCGGCGACCTGTTCGACACCGTGCTGGCGATCTCCAAGCGCATCCACGGCGCGTATGCACTGGGGATCATGGCGAAGCAAGAACCGGGCAAACTGATTGCGGTTCGCAAGCAATCTCCGCTGGTAATCGGTCTTGGCGAAGGCGAGAACTTCATCGCGTCCGACATCCCGGCGATTCTCGAATACACCCGCAACGTGTACATCCTCGACGACGGTGAGATCGCCGTTCTGACGGCAGACTCCGTGAAGCTGTTCGACCTGAACGGCACCCCGACGCAGAAGGAAGTCTACGAAGTGACCTGGTCGGCATCCGCTGCGGAAAAGGGCGGCTACGACCACTTCATGCTCAAAGAAATCCACGAGCAACCGAAAGCAATCTCCGACACCCTGACCGGCCGCATCTCCGAAGACGGTACGAAGGTCGTGTTTGACGAAGTGCAATTCCCGGCCGGTTTCGTCAAGGACATCGACCGCATCCACATCCTCGCGTGCGGCACGTCTTGGCATGCAGGGATGGTTGGGAAGCATGCGATTGAGAAGCTGACCCGCATCCCGGTTGATTGCGAAATCGCTTCTGAATACCGCTACCGTGACCCGATCGTGTCGAAGAACACGCTGATGGTCGTCATCACCCAATCCGGCGAGACGGCCGACACCTTGGCTGCTCTGCGTCAAGCGAAGGAACAAGGCACCCGCGTTCTGGCGATCACGAACGTTGTCGGCTCTTCGGCTGCTCGTGAAGCGGACGATGTAATCTTCACTTGGGCTGGCCCGGAAATCTCCGTCGCTTCGACCAAGGCGTACACCACTCAGTTGACGGCGCTGTACCTGTTTGCAGGTTGGTTGGCACAAGAGCGTGAATCGGTCGGCGCTTCCGAAGTTCCGGCGATCTTGACCGCTCTGCGCGACATGCCGGCGAATGCAGAGAAAGTTCTGGAGACCGCTCCGGCGATCCAAGCGTTCGCGAAGGAATGGAGCTCCCGTGAGCATGCGTTCTTCATCGGTCGTGGCTTGGACTATGCAGTGTCGCTGGAAGGCTCGCTGAAGCTGAAAGAGATCTCCTACATGCACGCCGAGGCGTATGCAGCAGGGGAGCTGAAGCACGGAACTCTCGCGCTGATCGTCGAGGACATTCCGGTCATCGCACTGGTAACGCAAGACGATCTGTACGAGAAGACCCTCTCGAACATCCAAGAGGTAAAAGCACGCGATGCGTTCGTGCTGGCACTGGCTTGGAGCGGAGATCAACAGATCGCGAAGTCGGTCGACCAAGTGATTCACATCCCGAAAGTGAACCCGTTCCTGGCTCCGATCTTGGCAGTAATTCCGTTGCAGTTGCTGGCGTACTACGCGTCGGTCGCTCGTGGGAATGATGTTGATAACCCGCGGAATCTGGCGAAGTCGGTTACGGTGGAGTAGGGTAATAGAATAAGGAAAAGGCCTCCTGTATTAGGACAAAAAAGTTCTTTACTGGTCAAAAAAGTTCTTTACCGGA encodes the following:
- the glmS gene encoding glutamine--fructose-6-phosphate transaminase (isomerizing), with translation MCGIVGYIGNKQAQDVLLHGLSKLEYRGYDSAGIAIFENGDVAVKKSVGRLANLAELVDGADRLSGHQGIGHTRWATHGRPSDNNAHPHQDDNGNFTIVHNGIIENYQTLREELIAKGHTFLSETDTEVVAHLLDDMWTGDLFDTVLAISKRIHGAYALGIMAKQEPGKLIAVRKQSPLVIGLGEGENFIASDIPAILEYTRNVYILDDGEIAVLTADSVKLFDLNGTPTQKEVYEVTWSASAAEKGGYDHFMLKEIHEQPKAISDTLTGRISEDGTKVVFDEVQFPAGFVKDIDRIHILACGTSWHAGMVGKHAIEKLTRIPVDCEIASEYRYRDPIVSKNTLMVVITQSGETADTLAALRQAKEQGTRVLAITNVVGSSAAREADDVIFTWAGPEISVASTKAYTTQLTALYLFAGWLAQERESVGASEVPAILTALRDMPANAEKVLETAPAIQAFAKEWSSREHAFFIGRGLDYAVSLEGSLKLKEISYMHAEAYAAGELKHGTLALIVEDIPVIALVTQDDLYEKTLSNIQEVKARDAFVLALAWSGDQQIAKSVDQVIHIPKVNPFLAPILAVIPLQLLAYYASVARGNDVDNPRNLAKSVTVE